One Castanea sativa cultivar Marrone di Chiusa Pesio chromosome 4, ASM4071231v1 DNA window includes the following coding sequences:
- the LOC142631160 gene encoding gamma carbonic anhydrase-like 2, mitochondrial — protein sequence MAAAATAALSRFSKKSLTSTNYLNLLQRTLATSASPSPSPSPKSVITPSPDRVSWDYRGQRRIIPLGQWLPKIAVDAYVAPNVVLAGQVTVCDGASVWAGSVLRGDLNKITVGFCSNVQERSVIHAAWSSPTGLPAETIVERFVTIGAYSLLRSCTIEPECIIGQHSILMEGSLVETHSILEAGSVVPPGRRIPTGELWAGNPARFVRTLTHEETLEIPKLAVAINDLSKEHFSEFLPYSTVYLEVEKFKKSLGISI from the exons ATGGCGGCGGCGGCTACGGCGGCTCTATCACGCTTCTCCAAAAAATCCCTAACTTCCACCAACTACCTCAACCTCCTCCAACGCACGCTCGCCACGTCagcatcaccatcaccatcgcCATCGCCGAAGAGCGTGATCACACCTTCGCCAGATCGCGTGAGTTGGGACTACAGAGGGCAGAGGAGGATCATTCCGCTAGGTCAATGGCTTCCGAAGATCGCGGTGGATGCTTACGTGGCGCCCAACGTGGTCCTCGCCGGCCAAGTCACCGTCTGCGACGGAGCCTCCGTTTGGGCCGGGTCGGTTCTTCGGGGCGATCTCAACAAAATCACCGTCGGATTCTGCTCCAACGTTCAGGAACGCTCCGTTATCCACGCCGCTTGGTCCTCTCCCACTg GACTGCCGGCAGAGACGATCGTTGAGAGATTTGTGACGATTGGTGCATACAGTCTCCTGAGATCCTGCACGATTGAGCCAGAGTGCATTATTGGGCAGCACTCCATTCTCATGGAAGGTTCCTTGGTGGAAACCCACTCTATCCTTGAGGCTGGGTCTGTGGTTCCCCCTGGGAGAAGAATTCCAACTGGTGAACTTTGGGCAGGAAATCCAGCCAGGTTCGTCAGGACTCTCACTCATGAAGAGACCTTAGAAATCCCTAAACTTGCTGTTGCAATCAACGATCTGAGCAAAGAACACTTCTCAGAGTTCCTTCCCTACTCTACCGTGTATTTGGAGGTCGAGAAGTTCAAGAAGTCCTTGGGGATATCTATTTGA